The following proteins come from a genomic window of Dreissena polymorpha isolate Duluth1 chromosome 1, UMN_Dpol_1.0, whole genome shotgun sequence:
- the LOC127849640 gene encoding uncharacterized protein LOC127849640 isoform X2 translates to MHHLTLKKSVWKLNTEIRFPSTLSDHLCPAIIDLDCAYHHVVSDEHLCDTHGQTHNTYCEFAKARCREVIHPYQHPVALNLAYEGECTGVPTTFTATEKPASDQTTHENLPMTTITEEPKKKSTTSVHTVLQNVFCQQLRYVSCNSDYDIVCASDKRYYFNRCELAKVQCKERSLYEADFTRCGVHRM, encoded by the exons AAATTCGTTTCCCTTCTACGTTAAGTGACCACCTATGTCCCGCCATAATCGACCTCGACTGTGCATACCATCATGTTGTCTCCGACGAGCATCTATGCGACACACACGGACAAACCCACAATACCTA TTGCGAGTTCGCAAAGGCCCGCTGTAGAGAAGTAATCCATCCGTACCAGCATCCCGTGGCCTTGAATCTCGCTTACGAGGGCGAATGTACCGGCGTTCCAACAACATTCACCGCCACTGAAAAACCAGCATCGGATCAg ACGACACACGAAAACTTGCCGATGACAACGATAACCGAAGAACCAAAGAAAAAGTCCACTACTTCCGTGCACACGGTGCTACAAAACGTGTTCTGTCAGCAGTTACGTTATGTCAGCTGTAACAGCGACTATGACATCGTCTGTGCGTCTGACAAGCGATATTACTTCAACAG ATGCGAATTGGCAAAGGTCCAGTGTAAGGAGCGATCACTTTACGAGGCGGACTTCACAAGATGCGGTGTCCATCGCATGTGA